GCGCCCCTGGCATGGTCCCATTCCGGCCCGCGTCGCGAGCTTCGCTTCGCGGGCCGATCCCATGCCGGCGACGGCGCTCGCGGGGACGTCCTCGCAGCGGCAGACGATCGTGTCGGGCCGGGCGAGGGCCCGGAGCTCCTCCCGGAGCCCGAACGCCCGGGAGAGGGCGGCCGCATGGCGCCGTCCGCGCCGTCCCGCCGCGATCCGGCCCGCGCGCGGCGACCGGTCGGCCGCGGCGCATCCCGCGACCTGGCCCTCCGCCAGCGCCTTTTCGACACCCCCGATCCCCGACGCCTCGCCGGCGCAGAAGACGCCGGCGACCGACGTGCGCTGCAGCCCGTCGACCGCGACGGCCCCGCCTTCGATCCGGCATCCGATCAGGCGGGCGAGTTCCGTCGCCGGGACGAGGCCGAATCCGGTGCAGAGCACGTCGCAACGCTCCGTCCAGGTCTTCTTTCCATCCGTCATCACGACCTCTTCGACGCGGTCCGTTCCGCGCGCCTCGACGGCCCACGTTCCGAAGCGATACGGGGTGCGAAGGAATGCGCGTCGGTACGCCACGGCTTCGGCGAGCAGTCCCGGGTGTCCCGCGAGGCCCGCGGCGAACCGGAAGACCGACCCGGCGGGAGCCTGCTCGGCGACGAG
This genomic interval from Thermoanaerobaculia bacterium contains the following:
- a CDS encoding FAD/NAD(P)-binding oxidoreductase, which codes for MADPLAADVAVVGGGPAGVAAAAVAAEAGKRVLLLEEGARPGGQIWRHRPGGIPPKARRWLERLTRSGAVRLGAASAYAVSDSLTLSAETEAGPIAVSAKALVLATGARERFLPFPGWTLPNVIGVGGAQALLKSGVSFSGRRVVIAGSGPLLLPVAASLARGGAGVALVAEQAPAGSVFRFAAGLAGHPGLLAEAVAYRRAFLRTPYRFGTWAVEARGTDRVEEVVMTDGKKTWTERCDVLCTGFGLVPATELARLIGCRIEGGAVAVDGLQRTSVAGVFCAGEASGIGGVEKALAEGQVAGCAAADRSPRAGRIAAGRRGRRHAAALSRAFGLREELRALARPDTIVCRCEDVPASAVAGMGSAREAKLATRAGMGPCQGRVCGPALRYLFGWESDTVRVPISPVSIGTLAAIDAGAPQSKEGE